The Toxoplasma gondii ME49 chromosome XI, whole genome shotgun sequence region TGATGGCGGAAGTGACGGGTTGCTGCGCCGTCCCTACCAGAGTCGTTTCTAACCTTCTACACCAAGTCGGATCTCCAGGCAGCGCGAGGCCTTCAGTCGGAAAAGCTCGGCATCATTACAGCGTGGGACATGCGAGATGGCTACTGGAATTACCCAAAGAAGAAGATTTTCATCCAGCGATCAGACCGGAAAAACCGAGAATGCATTCTCGAGGGTTTCACTGCCGAATTCTACGATGCTATGCTCCTGTGCATCTGGTAAGCCAAGTCTGCCAATCGACTCCCAGCGCCCAGACATACAAAATACCACCGCAGGAGACGTTGCCCTCGCTCTCCATGTGTTTGACTCTCCCTGTGTCACGCTGGGTTATCTATGGAGCAACGTACTTCTGTGGAGGTGTGGAGTCGAAGCGCGAGGGGCAGAGAGCGCCAGGCCGGCGCTGAAATGACTGTTTCTGCCgatttctctgtgttttggTGGTCAGTTTGCCCTTGTTTCTCGTTCGTGTTTGCGCGGTCAGGGAAATGTGCGTTCAGGCATCGATCGAACAACTGAAGCACCAGCGACGACGAGAGCGGAACAAGCGGCGGCAGTCGTTGTGTGGGGGGTCTTCGACGAGTCGCATGTCCTGCCGGGGAGCCGAGACGTCGCGCATGTCGGCGGCGTTGGTGACCTTCAAGGACGTTCcacgggagagagggaagcggagTGAGGCTCCGCGTCGCGAGACCAGCAGAAGCATTGCTGTGATGCGCCAGGCCGCAGCTGTCCACCGTGAAGTGATGAAACAGCTGTGTGCGGAGTGGCGAAGCGTACTTCGCAGGCAAGGGCAGGCGGATGTGAAGACGTGGTTGAGGCGTCGCAGGGTGCGGCGAGACGGGGCTGGAGAGGCTGGCCTTGACTCAAGGTGCGGCAAAGACGGCCAGGCCTGTCGCCAGAGAAGCATGCGCCGCACGGTTTCTGGGTCTGGAACGTCGACAACTCTTGAAAGGAAAGGGAGCCGGGCTGCGGCTTGGAGTCGAGTGggcacgcatgcagactttggagagcgaggcggcGCCCAAGGCGTCGCGCCCCCTGCAGATGGCGCCTGTGAGGGGGCGTCTTTTCCTCCGGACGCGTTTGGGAAGCCTGCAGGCAGAGCGGGGTCCCAACGAGAAGTGAACGGAGAAGCCAgcggggaaggagacgcccGTGCTGGCGAGTTGTCGCCCGAAGAACGCGAGTTTGCGTGGGGGGGAAGCGGAAGCGAATCGAGCGGCTCTGGCGACTTGAGAGGAGAGCTGGACCGGGACAGGCCGTCGTCAGGGAGTGGCGAGCTCGGGGGGCTCCGCGGACATGTGCAGAaggttctttctcttcagcttgagaagagacactctgCGATGATGAATGGTAGCAGGGAGAGATTCGAGGCAGAGAGTCCGACGTCAGACTGGCGGCGCGAAGACACCGGTCAACTTTCCTCGCTGCCCCTCGACGGCCTCCCTCACTTCAGCTCCTCAGGCGAGGGCTATCGACACATGCCCTACAGTGCAGGTTCAGCGCGTGGACGGAGGAAGAGCATGGCCGCGTCGAAGCGGGGTGCTGGAAACGGGATTTCTGGTTCCACCGTCAAACTCAGCAAATACGAGTCTCTCAATCGTGTGCCTCCTGCGAGACCTCAGGGCAACGAAACGCCTCTGTTGACTCCCGGGGAGATGACGCCGCGGGACCCCGAGGACGAGCGGCCCAAGTTCGGAtaggacggagaagaagagcggagcGTTTGCGGAGACGAGGTTCCTCGGCATGGGAGGAACGTGGAAAGGGACGGGAACAGAAGGGAACGGACGCGGACGTTCAGCGCGGAGTTTAGTGAGCAGAGGCCTCGACAGAGGGCGGAGGAACAAACCATGTCGTCCTGTCCACCCTGAGAGCTGAACATGTTTGTGGCAACTCTTGGAATGAACAAGAGACGAAGCTGTAGGGGAATGCAGGTAACTGATGGGGGTCAAACAAAGTAGGCCAGTTGAGGCCAGTGAACGAAccacgcatgcgtcgaggGGTGTGCCGGATCGGGCTCTTCTCGTTCACCGGGTCCCTCACACAAATGGACAGACTCGTGATCGGTGTCGAAGACAGCGAACCAAACAGCCGTCTGTTTCGGCGGGGCGGAAACGGCGTGCTGAGTTTTCGTACTCTGAAAGCAGTCACGTGGAAAACTTGACTCTTTTGTGGCATGAAGGACCTGGAAAGCTTTTTGTCCTTGTGAAAGAAACCGTGGGTGCGTCCTCGCTTCGCTTAGAAGACGCCAGACCTTGTGGACGCACGTGTCCGCTGTTTTAGGACGTTGTCACTGGCGGCATGGAAGGCTCCTTGTCGGGATGGGACCTACGCAGAGGGAAGAGTcttttgtgcatgcaaggaaaaacaacaagAAGGTGCAAAGCGACCAACTGCTTTTTCAAAGGCAGCAGGGACTGTCACCGTATTGGAGCTTCCTCTGCAGACAGACCAGAAAAGCAGCCTCGGTGGCCTCGTGGATTCTTGGCACTGCCCGAAGTATCGAGGAACAGTGCAGTCCTGAGGACAGCTGTTGTCTCTTGTCTGGAGGATAGTCCCGTTGAGTAGAGGAAACGAACACGCTGTCAAGTCCTTGGCGTAAAGATTCAGAGTGGCACGCAACCTAAAGTGTGGAGGGATCCGCGTCGACATACAGCGGCAGATGTGCTCCGTGTATTCTTGGACTGTCTTCATTGACACTTGTCCTGGTTGCGGTCTCCGTTGTTTCTAGTGAAGAAGGTACCCGTGACGCTCGTCCTTCGGTAATGTTTTTTGACGGGCTTGCCTGAGGAAATACGGGTGTGCAGGGaagcgagagcagaggagtTCCCAGTCTCGCAAT contains the following coding sequences:
- a CDS encoding hypothetical protein (encoded by transcript TGME49_309190), which produces MAEAESPLVGPVSALEASPEQGLLSSSPSLSVSAASESPSSLFSAPSGRCVEGAPEVQNSASSSTEDPLSPDNARGAPERLDSRYKSFPRRQESKYFLDSVPHPQVSMKAIATAHLRQAVEQKQEEPLEDSVPDRLASFATGPNINGNAETGSAADPAGATAAATHKGSVMSADLGRFYRKLLGEDWREQIAEMNQETLLGPFNEANDEDISAGGGPATQPTPSVPGDDLNLPDKHHGKVRQRIRRRDVTASKDISDQVADDLHLGEDEEPLITPDDIAEIRATAWIPAGEGLPILSEMELGYHRAWDVGKKGCLAVKVDGIWDSAVKGNKMRFFVMDGTDTESFLTFYTKSDLQAARGLQSEKLGIITAWDMRDGYWNYPKKKIFIQRSDRKNRECILEGFTAEFYDAMLLCIWEMCVQASIEQLKHQRRRERNKRRQSLCGGSSTSRMSCRGAETSRMSAALVTFKDVPRERGKRSEAPRRETSRSIAVMRQAAAVHREVMKQLCAEWRSVLRRQGQADVKTWLRRRRVRRDGAGEAGLDSRCGKDGQACRQRSMRRTVSGSGTSTTLERKGSRAAAWSRVGTHADFGERGGAQGVAPPADGACEGASFPPDAFGKPAGRAGSQREVNGEASGEGDARAGELSPEEREFAWGGSGSESSGSGDLRGELDRDRPSSGSGELGGLRGHVQKVLSLQLEKRHSAMMNGSRERFEAESPTSDWRREDTGQLSSLPLDGLPHFSSSGEGYRHMPYSAGSARGRRKSMAASKRGAGNGISGSTVKLSKYESLNRVPPARPQGNETPLLTPGEMTPRDPEDERPKFG